The following proteins come from a genomic window of Solea solea chromosome 3, fSolSol10.1, whole genome shotgun sequence:
- the LOC131456887 gene encoding NACHT and WD repeat domain-containing protein 2 isoform X1 has product MKRMNPRWKSPPMWPSGVGSRQPCPRESALRRAAISGNVNALPPHHVPTGRSVRVFICANPDDTEAERNALKEHVYPKLRDFCRENYGIEFQVVDLYWGVDPEEWDSPELQRLRMKLLEECLKTSAGPCFVGLVGEKYGSIRVPGEVESAEFEMILDAAVEAGLDTHILEEWYCRDENSVPPAYYLKPKAQMLKNYQNSMESSSAAKTKNDKAWRNVSEEIKRIFRTAVLQLQEKGTMKSAQAKKFLCSALEDELDFALGKQTPAFLRKCVCYIRKISNFDRFAKIPDMTRYMDTVVSSDRVMRNQEAYERLLKVRDEFIPTIVAASNLRVYSSVTHCDMKLGYSQEVESHYVEGLCKQFYEDMVDIIQATVQQNFDTETDPLYDEIVQHLSLCKTYAALYEYKAETLDYVHEYVMPSKASRMSPMVVFGGPCTGKTLLLSEVAKEAYTWLQTEMGPETDPVVIVRYIGSSQPSTDLRTLLQSICEQIAINYRCLIHFLPNKIQEMRELLINLLGESSLHRPLVIVLDALEQLSDADEARKLWWLPIHLPRTVRIVVSTLPNKHGILQKLRHLIHDEGYYVELIQRDRKVCSQTLKQQLLGVKRKVTSGQQIYVNEALAKCTLPMFVNLIYREVVHWRSHKDVDDKSLCSTVHESIEHLFYSVENKLGQRFVFRALGYITMAKAGLTEVELEDILSLDNIVLGDVIVATYLKNPLRISYHLVAKLKEELEGYLVERQVRNVTLMVWANRHLHLIAQKLYLSNEEDVHQMHSLLAEYFLGAWSGGRKKIFTYDNNHFTSLNISHHKNPHHQQSHEKTSSDKYSYDRQTPEQPWVFQCNLLEPDIFFVNHRKMTELVYHLTRSGRTDDLMFGVIMNFSWLYTMIKIGQFEKALTDIDLAYSYTQEKELKFLATTLRSIKVKVMKNPASLSAELQQRLLPVVTSLPKLRHLLLECDKDGPKYCSIVPLHSSMDVTYSPERLPLCSSYMQIVEILPTLAPNIVLVALEDGSVSTWDVESRQLLRQIDTARSVVLGIRLTTDEKYLVVATTKNTLLIYDNHKSCLLSEVEIKGSKQSGVAGGVAFINGFTLSTHHALAWLEASKDVNVIDLLYGWPLYQFHCWYEVTCVQCSPDGMYAFCGQYLNTASIFHLGNGDKLATVTSEFSGGFVKSILVLDTLHQMVMIDNEGSLSVWNTKEITNPKLMEDYDCRGDETEVVGIELSEDQRSILICKARSIEVLDTKVWKMVEKFKAKRSERFVAAVLSKNGQSIVASMENTSSIFVWRRDSGQCMASLIEISGAIVKLIKSFHHNLLLSVASSGVLSVWDIDIITAMSNIDKTGKKIQTLLLSGREDYVFTMDGSEAVHKWNFSTGFIETVFKHEGIVENCVLTSSGDLIVTSDDKCSQYIWQTNTGENIFRINGQRISQLLITHNDQFVVSLCEQNASRVWRLATGHKVCNILVTLQNALITTANTFLVGTSKNKLLAVSLWSGSVSKKFVCDDGITIVNFKLIPDCPDCAVFITSTETVFIWNVADESVCRRVQLPTNFLKNLEDFQISPNGKLGIVSKGDENINVLDLHSGKLRLVHAAGIIWRQKLSRDGRYLVYVCFRNCDEDDDAGVVSNLIVMRLADGKSIGTCSLYKTPTFLSLSQRALNIIIGFEDGSIGTYTVVDRVDAALKIKIATSNSRQIVNNASQKVRPKCGNHSFKTIADCIWRESTEVFSRDSPINVSDSGEGESTTPTKKSELLQ; this is encoded by the exons GGTCTGGTGGGAGAAAAGTACGGCAGCATTCGAGTGCCGGGGGAAGTGGAGTCGGCAGAGTTTGAGATGATCCTGGACGCAGCAGTGGAGGCGGGGTTGGACACACACATCCTGGAAGAGTGGTACTGCAGGGACGAAAACTCAGTGCCACCCGCATACTACCTCAAACCCAAAGCCCAAATGCTCAAGAACTACCAGAACTCT ATGGAGTCCAGCAGCGCAGCCAAGACAAAGAATGACAAGGCCTGGAGGAACGTGTCGGAGGAAATAAAGAGGATCTTCCGAACAGCCGTGCTGCAGCTTCAAGAGAAAGGGACCATGAAGAGCGCTCAGGCCAAGAAATTCCTTTGCTCTG CCTTAGAGGACGAGTTAGACTTTGCCCTTGGGAAACAAACGCCTGCCTTTCTCAGGAAATGTGTCTGCTACATCCGCAAGATCTCCAACTTTGACCGCTTCGCCAAAATCCCCGACATGACCCGATACATGGACACCGTGGTGAGCAGCGACCGCGTCATGCGCAACCAGGAAGCCTACGAGCGCCTTCTTAAAGTACGGGACGAGTTCATCCCGACGATCGTCGCCGCCTCCAACCTGCGCGTCTACTCCTCCGTCACGCACTGTGACATGAAGCTGGGCTACTCCCAAGAAGTGGAGAGCCACTATGTGGAAGGCCTGTGCAAGCAGTTCTACGAGGACATGGTGGACATCATCCAGGCCACGGTCCAGCAGAACTTTGACACGGAGACCGACCCGCTCTATGACGAGATCGTGCagcatctgtctctctgtaaaACCTACGCGGCGCTCTACGAGTACAAGGCTGAGACTTTGGATTATGTGCACGAGTATGTTATGCCATCCAAGGCGAGCAGAATGAGCCCTATGGTGGTGTTCGGTGGACCCTGCACTGGAAAGACGCTGCTGCTCTCTGAGGTGGCCAAAGAG GCCTACACATGGCTGCAGACAGAGATGGGCCCTGAAACCGACCCAGTGGTTATCGTTCGTTATATTGGCTCCAGCCAGCCCTCCACAGACCTACGCACCCTCCTCCAGAGCATATGTGAACAGATTGCAATAAATTACCGCTGCCTGATTCACTTTTTGCCTAACAAGATCCAGGAGATGAGGGAGCTCCTCATCAACCTTCTAGGAGAATCCTCACTCCACAGGCCCTTGGTCATTGTCCTGGATGCACTGGAGCAGCTCTCAGATGCCGATGAAGCTCGCAAGCTGTGGTGGCTCCCCATACACTTGCCTCGGACAGTCCGCATTGTAGTCTCAACATTGCCAAATAAACATGGCATCCTACAGAAGCTCCGACACCTTATTCATGATGAGGGGTACTATGTGGAATTAATTCAAAGGGACCGCAAGGTTTGCAGCCAAACATTAAAGCAGCAGTTGCTGGGGGTGAAGAGGAAAGTAACCTCAGGCCAGCAGATCTATGTCAATGAGGCACTTGCGAAGTGTACACTACCAATGTTTGTCAACCTCATCTACAGAGAAGTAGTCCACTGGAGGTCTCACAAAGATGTGGATGACAAGTCCCTGTGCTCCACAGTGCATGAAAGCATAGAGCATCTCTTCTACTCAGTGGAGAACAAGCTGGGCCAAAGATTTGTCTTCAGAGCATTAGGCTACATCACTATGGCCAAAGCTGGACTAACTGAGGTTGAGCTGGAAGATATTCTGTCCCTGGATAACATAGTCCTTGGTGATGTTATTGTAGCAACTTACCTCAAAAACCCTTTGAGGATCTCTTACCACCTGGTTGCAAAGCTCAAAGAGGAGCTGGAGGGATATCTTGTGGAACGTCAAGTACGTAACGTAACCCTGATGGTCTGGGCCAACAGACACCTGCATCTCATTGCCCAGAAGCTGTATCTCAGCAATGAAGAGGATGTCCATCAAATGCACAGCCTCCTAGCAGAGTATTTCTTAGGGGCATGGTCAGGGGGCAGGAAGAAGATATTTACGTATGATAACAACCATTTCACTTCCCTCAACATATCTCATCACAAAAACCCCCATCATCAACAGTcccatgaaaaaacatcatcagaTAAGTATTCGTATGACAGGCAAACTCCTGAGCAGCCTTGGGTGTTCCAGTGCAACCTTTTGGAacctgacattttctttgtaaaCCACAGAAAGATGACAGAGCTGGTGTACCACCTTACCAGGAGTGGGCGCACTGATGACCTCATGTTTGGTGTCATCATGAACTTCAGCTGGCTTTACACAATGATAAAGATAGGTCAGTTTGAAAAAGCTTTAACTGACATTGACCTAGCTTACAGCTACACCCAAGAGAAAGAGCTGAAGTTTCTGGCCACGACTTTGCGTAGCATCAAGGTAAAAGTTATGAAAAATCCAGCATCACTTTCTGCAGAACTGCAGCAGCGGCTTTTGCCAGTCGTCACCTCCCTCCCAAAGCTCAGACACCTTCTCTTAGAGTGTGACAAAGATGGCCCGAAGTACTGCTCCATAGTGCCTCTCCACTCCTCTATGGATGTCACCTACAGTCCAGAAAGGCTTCCTCTGTGCTCTAGCTACATGCAGATTGTGGAGATCTTGCCAACCCTAGCTCCAAACATAGTGCTTGTAGCCCTGGAAGATGGTTCTGTCAGTACCTGGGATGTAGAGAGCAGACAGCTCCTGCGACAAATTGACACAGCCAGGTCTGTTGTGCTGGGAATCAGGTTAACCACTGATGAAAAGTATCTAGTTGTGGCTACAACCAAAAACACACTGCTTATCTATGATAATCACAAGTCCTGCCTTTTATCTGAGGTCGAAATCAAGGGGTCCAAGCAAAGTGGTGTTGCTGGCGGGGTGGCCTTCATCAATGGTTTTACTTTGTCCACTCATCATGCTTTGGCTTGGCTTGAGGCCAGTAAGGATGTCAATGTCATTGATCTACTTTATGGCTGGCCTCTCTACCAGTTTCATTGTTGGTATGAGGTTACTTGTGTCCAGTGCTCACCAGATGGAATGTATGCTTTCTGTGGCCAGTACCTCAACACAGCATCCATCTTCCATCTGGGAAATGGTGACAAGCTGGCCACTGTGACCTCCGAGTTTTCTGGGGGATTTGTCAAGTCCATTCTTGTGCTGGACACCCTCCACCAAATGGTGATGATTGACAACGAAGGCAGTTTGTCTGTATGGAACACCAAAGAGATCACCAACCCCAAGCTGATGGAGGACTATGATTGTAGAGGGGATGAGACTGAAGTGGTGGGCATTGAGTTATCAGAGGACCAACGTTCCATTCTCATTTGCAAGGCCAGAAGTATTGAAGTACTAGATACTAAGGTATGGAAAATGGTGGAGAAGTTCAAAGCCAAACGTAGTGAACgctttgttgctgctgttctctCCAAGAATGGACAAAGTATTGTGGCCTCCATGGAGAACACCTCATCCATTTTTGTCTGGAGAAGGGACAGTGGTCAATGCATGGCCAGCCTGATTGAGATCTCAGGGGCCATTGTCAAACTCATCAAATCATTTCACCACAACTTGTTGCTGTCTGTTGCAAGCAGTGGAGTGCTCTCTGTGTGGGACATTGATATCATCACCGCCATGTCCAATATTGACAAAACAGGCAAGAAGATTCAGACCTTGCTGCTGTCTGGCAGAGAGGATTATGTGTTCACCATGGATGGTTCAGAAGCTGTCCACAAGTGGAACTTCAGCACAGGTTTTATTGAGACAGTCTTTAAGCACGAGGGTATAGTGGAGAACTGTGTTCTTACGTCCTCAGGGGATCTCATTGTGACTTCAGATGACAAGTGCAGCCAGTATATTTGGCAAACTAACACTGGAGAAAATATCTTCCGCATCAATGGACAGAGAATATCACAGCTGCTAATTACCCACAATGACCAGTTTGTggtgtcgctctgcgagcagaATGCCTCCAGAGTCTGGAGGCTTGCAACTGGGCAcaaagtgtgtaacattttagtCACCCTCCAAAATGCATTGATCACCACAGCAAACACTTTCCTTGTGGGAACCTCCAAAAACAAACTTCTTGCAGTCAGCCTATGGTCAGGGAGTGTGTCCAAGAAGTTTGTTTGTGATGATGGCATCACTATTGTCAACTTCAAGCTGATTCCTGACTGCCCCGACTGTGCGGTGTTCATCACATCCACAGAGACCGTTTTTATCTGGAATGTGGCAGATGAGTCAGTTTGCAGGCGAGTCCAACTGCCAACCAACTTCCTCAAAAATCTAGAGGACTTCCAGATCTCACCCAATGGGAAACTAGGCATTGTCTCCAAGGGTGATGAGAACATTAACGTCCTGGACCTTCACAGTGGAAAGCTGAGGCTTGTCCATGCTGCTGGTATAATCTGGCGTCAGAAATTATCTAGAGATGGACGTTATCTAGTGTATGTCTGCTTCCGCAACTGTGATGAAGATGACGATGCCGGTGTTGTCTCCAATCTGATAGTGATGCGCCTCGCTGACGGTAAGAGCATCGGTACGTGCTCGCTTTACAAGACACccaccttcctctctctctctcagcgaGCATTAAACATAATCATTGGCTTTGAAGATGGTAGCATCGGCACATACACTGTAGTGGACCGCGTGGATGCTGCCCTCAAGATAAAGATAGCCACCTCCAACAGCCGGCAGATTGTCAACAACGCATCACAAAAGGTGAGGCCCAAATGCGGTAACCATTCCTTTAAGACCATAGCTGACTGCATTTGGAGGGAGTCAACAGAAGTCTTCTCCAGGGACAGTCCCATCAACGTGTCTGACTCCGGTGAAGGTGAGTCAACAACGCCTACAAAAAAGTCGGAATTGCTGCAGTAA
- the LOC131456887 gene encoding NACHT and WD repeat domain-containing protein 2 isoform X2, giving the protein MWPSGVGSRQPCPRESALRRAAISGNVNALPPHHVPTGRSVRVFICANPDDTEAERNALKEHVYPKLRDFCRENYGIEFQVVDLYWGVDPEEWDSPELQRLRMKLLEECLKTSAGPCFVGLVGEKYGSIRVPGEVESAEFEMILDAAVEAGLDTHILEEWYCRDENSVPPAYYLKPKAQMLKNYQNSMESSSAAKTKNDKAWRNVSEEIKRIFRTAVLQLQEKGTMKSAQAKKFLCSALEDELDFALGKQTPAFLRKCVCYIRKISNFDRFAKIPDMTRYMDTVVSSDRVMRNQEAYERLLKVRDEFIPTIVAASNLRVYSSVTHCDMKLGYSQEVESHYVEGLCKQFYEDMVDIIQATVQQNFDTETDPLYDEIVQHLSLCKTYAALYEYKAETLDYVHEYVMPSKASRMSPMVVFGGPCTGKTLLLSEVAKEAYTWLQTEMGPETDPVVIVRYIGSSQPSTDLRTLLQSICEQIAINYRCLIHFLPNKIQEMRELLINLLGESSLHRPLVIVLDALEQLSDADEARKLWWLPIHLPRTVRIVVSTLPNKHGILQKLRHLIHDEGYYVELIQRDRKVCSQTLKQQLLGVKRKVTSGQQIYVNEALAKCTLPMFVNLIYREVVHWRSHKDVDDKSLCSTVHESIEHLFYSVENKLGQRFVFRALGYITMAKAGLTEVELEDILSLDNIVLGDVIVATYLKNPLRISYHLVAKLKEELEGYLVERQVRNVTLMVWANRHLHLIAQKLYLSNEEDVHQMHSLLAEYFLGAWSGGRKKIFTYDNNHFTSLNISHHKNPHHQQSHEKTSSDKYSYDRQTPEQPWVFQCNLLEPDIFFVNHRKMTELVYHLTRSGRTDDLMFGVIMNFSWLYTMIKIGQFEKALTDIDLAYSYTQEKELKFLATTLRSIKVKVMKNPASLSAELQQRLLPVVTSLPKLRHLLLECDKDGPKYCSIVPLHSSMDVTYSPERLPLCSSYMQIVEILPTLAPNIVLVALEDGSVSTWDVESRQLLRQIDTARSVVLGIRLTTDEKYLVVATTKNTLLIYDNHKSCLLSEVEIKGSKQSGVAGGVAFINGFTLSTHHALAWLEASKDVNVIDLLYGWPLYQFHCWYEVTCVQCSPDGMYAFCGQYLNTASIFHLGNGDKLATVTSEFSGGFVKSILVLDTLHQMVMIDNEGSLSVWNTKEITNPKLMEDYDCRGDETEVVGIELSEDQRSILICKARSIEVLDTKVWKMVEKFKAKRSERFVAAVLSKNGQSIVASMENTSSIFVWRRDSGQCMASLIEISGAIVKLIKSFHHNLLLSVASSGVLSVWDIDIITAMSNIDKTGKKIQTLLLSGREDYVFTMDGSEAVHKWNFSTGFIETVFKHEGIVENCVLTSSGDLIVTSDDKCSQYIWQTNTGENIFRINGQRISQLLITHNDQFVVSLCEQNASRVWRLATGHKVCNILVTLQNALITTANTFLVGTSKNKLLAVSLWSGSVSKKFVCDDGITIVNFKLIPDCPDCAVFITSTETVFIWNVADESVCRRVQLPTNFLKNLEDFQISPNGKLGIVSKGDENINVLDLHSGKLRLVHAAGIIWRQKLSRDGRYLVYVCFRNCDEDDDAGVVSNLIVMRLADGKSIGTCSLYKTPTFLSLSQRALNIIIGFEDGSIGTYTVVDRVDAALKIKIATSNSRQIVNNASQKVRPKCGNHSFKTIADCIWRESTEVFSRDSPINVSDSGEGESTTPTKKSELLQ; this is encoded by the exons GGTCTGGTGGGAGAAAAGTACGGCAGCATTCGAGTGCCGGGGGAAGTGGAGTCGGCAGAGTTTGAGATGATCCTGGACGCAGCAGTGGAGGCGGGGTTGGACACACACATCCTGGAAGAGTGGTACTGCAGGGACGAAAACTCAGTGCCACCCGCATACTACCTCAAACCCAAAGCCCAAATGCTCAAGAACTACCAGAACTCT ATGGAGTCCAGCAGCGCAGCCAAGACAAAGAATGACAAGGCCTGGAGGAACGTGTCGGAGGAAATAAAGAGGATCTTCCGAACAGCCGTGCTGCAGCTTCAAGAGAAAGGGACCATGAAGAGCGCTCAGGCCAAGAAATTCCTTTGCTCTG CCTTAGAGGACGAGTTAGACTTTGCCCTTGGGAAACAAACGCCTGCCTTTCTCAGGAAATGTGTCTGCTACATCCGCAAGATCTCCAACTTTGACCGCTTCGCCAAAATCCCCGACATGACCCGATACATGGACACCGTGGTGAGCAGCGACCGCGTCATGCGCAACCAGGAAGCCTACGAGCGCCTTCTTAAAGTACGGGACGAGTTCATCCCGACGATCGTCGCCGCCTCCAACCTGCGCGTCTACTCCTCCGTCACGCACTGTGACATGAAGCTGGGCTACTCCCAAGAAGTGGAGAGCCACTATGTGGAAGGCCTGTGCAAGCAGTTCTACGAGGACATGGTGGACATCATCCAGGCCACGGTCCAGCAGAACTTTGACACGGAGACCGACCCGCTCTATGACGAGATCGTGCagcatctgtctctctgtaaaACCTACGCGGCGCTCTACGAGTACAAGGCTGAGACTTTGGATTATGTGCACGAGTATGTTATGCCATCCAAGGCGAGCAGAATGAGCCCTATGGTGGTGTTCGGTGGACCCTGCACTGGAAAGACGCTGCTGCTCTCTGAGGTGGCCAAAGAG GCCTACACATGGCTGCAGACAGAGATGGGCCCTGAAACCGACCCAGTGGTTATCGTTCGTTATATTGGCTCCAGCCAGCCCTCCACAGACCTACGCACCCTCCTCCAGAGCATATGTGAACAGATTGCAATAAATTACCGCTGCCTGATTCACTTTTTGCCTAACAAGATCCAGGAGATGAGGGAGCTCCTCATCAACCTTCTAGGAGAATCCTCACTCCACAGGCCCTTGGTCATTGTCCTGGATGCACTGGAGCAGCTCTCAGATGCCGATGAAGCTCGCAAGCTGTGGTGGCTCCCCATACACTTGCCTCGGACAGTCCGCATTGTAGTCTCAACATTGCCAAATAAACATGGCATCCTACAGAAGCTCCGACACCTTATTCATGATGAGGGGTACTATGTGGAATTAATTCAAAGGGACCGCAAGGTTTGCAGCCAAACATTAAAGCAGCAGTTGCTGGGGGTGAAGAGGAAAGTAACCTCAGGCCAGCAGATCTATGTCAATGAGGCACTTGCGAAGTGTACACTACCAATGTTTGTCAACCTCATCTACAGAGAAGTAGTCCACTGGAGGTCTCACAAAGATGTGGATGACAAGTCCCTGTGCTCCACAGTGCATGAAAGCATAGAGCATCTCTTCTACTCAGTGGAGAACAAGCTGGGCCAAAGATTTGTCTTCAGAGCATTAGGCTACATCACTATGGCCAAAGCTGGACTAACTGAGGTTGAGCTGGAAGATATTCTGTCCCTGGATAACATAGTCCTTGGTGATGTTATTGTAGCAACTTACCTCAAAAACCCTTTGAGGATCTCTTACCACCTGGTTGCAAAGCTCAAAGAGGAGCTGGAGGGATATCTTGTGGAACGTCAAGTACGTAACGTAACCCTGATGGTCTGGGCCAACAGACACCTGCATCTCATTGCCCAGAAGCTGTATCTCAGCAATGAAGAGGATGTCCATCAAATGCACAGCCTCCTAGCAGAGTATTTCTTAGGGGCATGGTCAGGGGGCAGGAAGAAGATATTTACGTATGATAACAACCATTTCACTTCCCTCAACATATCTCATCACAAAAACCCCCATCATCAACAGTcccatgaaaaaacatcatcagaTAAGTATTCGTATGACAGGCAAACTCCTGAGCAGCCTTGGGTGTTCCAGTGCAACCTTTTGGAacctgacattttctttgtaaaCCACAGAAAGATGACAGAGCTGGTGTACCACCTTACCAGGAGTGGGCGCACTGATGACCTCATGTTTGGTGTCATCATGAACTTCAGCTGGCTTTACACAATGATAAAGATAGGTCAGTTTGAAAAAGCTTTAACTGACATTGACCTAGCTTACAGCTACACCCAAGAGAAAGAGCTGAAGTTTCTGGCCACGACTTTGCGTAGCATCAAGGTAAAAGTTATGAAAAATCCAGCATCACTTTCTGCAGAACTGCAGCAGCGGCTTTTGCCAGTCGTCACCTCCCTCCCAAAGCTCAGACACCTTCTCTTAGAGTGTGACAAAGATGGCCCGAAGTACTGCTCCATAGTGCCTCTCCACTCCTCTATGGATGTCACCTACAGTCCAGAAAGGCTTCCTCTGTGCTCTAGCTACATGCAGATTGTGGAGATCTTGCCAACCCTAGCTCCAAACATAGTGCTTGTAGCCCTGGAAGATGGTTCTGTCAGTACCTGGGATGTAGAGAGCAGACAGCTCCTGCGACAAATTGACACAGCCAGGTCTGTTGTGCTGGGAATCAGGTTAACCACTGATGAAAAGTATCTAGTTGTGGCTACAACCAAAAACACACTGCTTATCTATGATAATCACAAGTCCTGCCTTTTATCTGAGGTCGAAATCAAGGGGTCCAAGCAAAGTGGTGTTGCTGGCGGGGTGGCCTTCATCAATGGTTTTACTTTGTCCACTCATCATGCTTTGGCTTGGCTTGAGGCCAGTAAGGATGTCAATGTCATTGATCTACTTTATGGCTGGCCTCTCTACCAGTTTCATTGTTGGTATGAGGTTACTTGTGTCCAGTGCTCACCAGATGGAATGTATGCTTTCTGTGGCCAGTACCTCAACACAGCATCCATCTTCCATCTGGGAAATGGTGACAAGCTGGCCACTGTGACCTCCGAGTTTTCTGGGGGATTTGTCAAGTCCATTCTTGTGCTGGACACCCTCCACCAAATGGTGATGATTGACAACGAAGGCAGTTTGTCTGTATGGAACACCAAAGAGATCACCAACCCCAAGCTGATGGAGGACTATGATTGTAGAGGGGATGAGACTGAAGTGGTGGGCATTGAGTTATCAGAGGACCAACGTTCCATTCTCATTTGCAAGGCCAGAAGTATTGAAGTACTAGATACTAAGGTATGGAAAATGGTGGAGAAGTTCAAAGCCAAACGTAGTGAACgctttgttgctgctgttctctCCAAGAATGGACAAAGTATTGTGGCCTCCATGGAGAACACCTCATCCATTTTTGTCTGGAGAAGGGACAGTGGTCAATGCATGGCCAGCCTGATTGAGATCTCAGGGGCCATTGTCAAACTCATCAAATCATTTCACCACAACTTGTTGCTGTCTGTTGCAAGCAGTGGAGTGCTCTCTGTGTGGGACATTGATATCATCACCGCCATGTCCAATATTGACAAAACAGGCAAGAAGATTCAGACCTTGCTGCTGTCTGGCAGAGAGGATTATGTGTTCACCATGGATGGTTCAGAAGCTGTCCACAAGTGGAACTTCAGCACAGGTTTTATTGAGACAGTCTTTAAGCACGAGGGTATAGTGGAGAACTGTGTTCTTACGTCCTCAGGGGATCTCATTGTGACTTCAGATGACAAGTGCAGCCAGTATATTTGGCAAACTAACACTGGAGAAAATATCTTCCGCATCAATGGACAGAGAATATCACAGCTGCTAATTACCCACAATGACCAGTTTGTggtgtcgctctgcgagcagaATGCCTCCAGAGTCTGGAGGCTTGCAACTGGGCAcaaagtgtgtaacattttagtCACCCTCCAAAATGCATTGATCACCACAGCAAACACTTTCCTTGTGGGAACCTCCAAAAACAAACTTCTTGCAGTCAGCCTATGGTCAGGGAGTGTGTCCAAGAAGTTTGTTTGTGATGATGGCATCACTATTGTCAACTTCAAGCTGATTCCTGACTGCCCCGACTGTGCGGTGTTCATCACATCCACAGAGACCGTTTTTATCTGGAATGTGGCAGATGAGTCAGTTTGCAGGCGAGTCCAACTGCCAACCAACTTCCTCAAAAATCTAGAGGACTTCCAGATCTCACCCAATGGGAAACTAGGCATTGTCTCCAAGGGTGATGAGAACATTAACGTCCTGGACCTTCACAGTGGAAAGCTGAGGCTTGTCCATGCTGCTGGTATAATCTGGCGTCAGAAATTATCTAGAGATGGACGTTATCTAGTGTATGTCTGCTTCCGCAACTGTGATGAAGATGACGATGCCGGTGTTGTCTCCAATCTGATAGTGATGCGCCTCGCTGACGGTAAGAGCATCGGTACGTGCTCGCTTTACAAGACACccaccttcctctctctctctcagcgaGCATTAAACATAATCATTGGCTTTGAAGATGGTAGCATCGGCACATACACTGTAGTGGACCGCGTGGATGCTGCCCTCAAGATAAAGATAGCCACCTCCAACAGCCGGCAGATTGTCAACAACGCATCACAAAAGGTGAGGCCCAAATGCGGTAACCATTCCTTTAAGACCATAGCTGACTGCATTTGGAGGGAGTCAACAGAAGTCTTCTCCAGGGACAGTCCCATCAACGTGTCTGACTCCGGTGAAGGTGAGTCAACAACGCCTACAAAAAAGTCGGAATTGCTGCAGTAA